The Styela clava chromosome 13, kaStyClav1.hap1.2, whole genome shotgun sequence genome has a window encoding:
- the LOC120333415 gene encoding uncharacterized protein LOC120333415 isoform X1 has product MALFGNQDTRKYFQVVLKVILCFIGIRIVSSEIFEREFGWCQTGIGKYNFYDGFVKYNVKTMSCVKCGGKFTLETRENMKTLKCCSDGQLKAKCTNEELKCSSGGYYKESEKCDGIKNCVDGTDEVNCTAECQQFSCRNPSKNGKQKVEQCISVNKLCDGRKDCISGLDESNCVYYDGKCDGFLCTRVEQCINVTEVCDGSKNCFDGSDETTCEKFVKSEAFECNSKDEKEGFAYSDICDGYKDCARGEDEDNCFVWEDWTSWSNCQCLTASDGIEVVNRNRYCATLHIHVKSENKCTGPNTENRNMTCNCAPSTTEVPESGKLSITVILVIILASTLTLVGGLLIMNMVMRQKRAWQSYTQAAVTFANHPTDSLLSPLPMDVNNENHTTPPQLQSRRLPSTPGITSNTSHTYSSVRFGSDWSVRNNHMESYQASILTPYDDDSLYRKTVANPLYHSYNGKHTEHHSLSVPNLTASYVSCESVGIGTPSGVSDVEYTEVFHEVDEEDLPSTLMEQIEIAQMGNLIEVSDTTIG; this is encoded by the exons ATGGCGTTGTTTGGAAATCAAGATactagaaaatattttcaagttgtCTTAAAAGTGATTTTGTGCTTTATTGGGATTAGGATTGTATcttcagaaatttttgaaagagAATTTGGGTGGTGTCAAACTGGAAttggaaaatataatttttatgatggatttgtaaaatataatgtAAAGACGATGTCATGCGTGAAATGCGGAGGAAAATTTACTCTGGAAACAAG agaaaatatgaaaactttAAAATGTTGTTCTGATGGTCAACTGAAGGCAAAATGTACAAATGAAGAATTAAAGTGCAGTAGTGGTGGATATTACAAAG AGAGTGAAAAATGTGACGGAATAAAGAATTGTGTTGATGGCACAGATGAGGTTAACTGTACTGCTGAGTGTCAACAATTTTCTTGCAGAAATCCATCCAAGAATGGAAAA CAGAAAGTGGAACAATGTATCAGCGTTAACAAATTATGTGACGGAAGAAAAGATTGCATCAGTGGATTAGACGAATCAAATTGTGTATATTATGATGGAAAATGTGACGGATTTTTGTGCACTAGAGTGGAACAATGCATCAATGTTACAGAAGTCTGTGATGGGTCAAAGAATTGTTTTGATGGAAGTGATGAAACTACTTGCGAAAAATTCGTGAAATCAGAAGCTTTTGAATGTAACAGTAAAGATGAAAAAGAAGGATTTGCTTATAGTGAT ATATGTGACGGATATAAGGATTGCGCAAGAGGAGAAGATGAAGACAATTGTTTTGTGTGGGAAGACTGGACATCATGGTCTAATTGTCAATGTCTAACAGCATCAGATGGAATTGAGGTTGTGAATAGAAACAGATATTGCGCAACTCTCCATATTCATGTGAAATCAGAAAACAAATGTACAGGACCAAATACAGAG AACCGAAACATGACTTGCAACTGTGCACCCTCAACAACAGAAGTACCCGAAAGCGGTAAACTGAGCATTACCGTGATTCTAGTAATTATTCTTGCTTCAACACTAACATTAGTTGGAGGTTTATTAATAATGAACATGGTGATGCGTCAGAAACGAGCATGGCAATCGTACACACAAGCTGCTGTTACATTTGCAAACCATCCTACTGATTCTCTACTTTCTCCGCTACCAATGGATGTGAATAACGAGAATCATACCACACCACCTCAATTACAGA GTAGAAGACTTCCATCAACACCTGGTATTACGAGCAACACATCACATACCTACTCGAGCGTTAGATTTGGCAGCGATTGGAGCGTTCGCAACAATCATATGGAAAGTTACCAAGCATCGATACTTACTCCTTATGACGACGACTCATTATACAGAAAAACAGTTGCAAACCCTTTATATCATTCATACAACGGTAAACATACAGAGCATCACAGTCTTTCGGTGCCAAATCTTACAGCATCATACGTGTCTTGCGAAAGTGTTGGAATTGGAACTCCGTCGGGAGTATCGGATGTAGAATATACTGAAGTATTTCATGAAGTAGATGAAGAAGATTTGCCATCAACATTGATGGAACAAATTGAAATAGCTCAAATGGGAAACCTGATTGAAGTATCGGATACAACCATAGGATAA
- the LOC120333415 gene encoding uncharacterized protein LOC120333415 isoform X2: protein MALFGNQDTRKYFQVVLKVILCFIGIRIVSSEIFEREFGWCQTGIGKYNFYDGFVKYNVKTMSCVKCGGKFTLETRENMKTLKCCSDGQLKAKCTNEELKCSSGGYYKESEKCDGIKNCVDGTDEVNCTAECQQFSCRNPSKNGKKVEQCISVNKLCDGRKDCISGLDESNCVYYDGKCDGFLCTRVEQCINVTEVCDGSKNCFDGSDETTCEKFVKSEAFECNSKDEKEGFAYSDICDGYKDCARGEDEDNCFVWEDWTSWSNCQCLTASDGIEVVNRNRYCATLHIHVKSENKCTGPNTENRNMTCNCAPSTTEVPESGKLSITVILVIILASTLTLVGGLLIMNMVMRQKRAWQSYTQAAVTFANHPTDSLLSPLPMDVNNENHTTPPQLQSRRLPSTPGITSNTSHTYSSVRFGSDWSVRNNHMESYQASILTPYDDDSLYRKTVANPLYHSYNGKHTEHHSLSVPNLTASYVSCESVGIGTPSGVSDVEYTEVFHEVDEEDLPSTLMEQIEIAQMGNLIEVSDTTIG from the exons ATGGCGTTGTTTGGAAATCAAGATactagaaaatattttcaagttgtCTTAAAAGTGATTTTGTGCTTTATTGGGATTAGGATTGTATcttcagaaatttttgaaagagAATTTGGGTGGTGTCAAACTGGAAttggaaaatataatttttatgatggatttgtaaaatataatgtAAAGACGATGTCATGCGTGAAATGCGGAGGAAAATTTACTCTGGAAACAAG agaaaatatgaaaactttAAAATGTTGTTCTGATGGTCAACTGAAGGCAAAATGTACAAATGAAGAATTAAAGTGCAGTAGTGGTGGATATTACAAAG AGAGTGAAAAATGTGACGGAATAAAGAATTGTGTTGATGGCACAGATGAGGTTAACTGTACTGCTGAGTGTCAACAATTTTCTTGCAGAAATCCATCCAAGAATGGAAAA AAAGTGGAACAATGTATCAGCGTTAACAAATTATGTGACGGAAGAAAAGATTGCATCAGTGGATTAGACGAATCAAATTGTGTATATTATGATGGAAAATGTGACGGATTTTTGTGCACTAGAGTGGAACAATGCATCAATGTTACAGAAGTCTGTGATGGGTCAAAGAATTGTTTTGATGGAAGTGATGAAACTACTTGCGAAAAATTCGTGAAATCAGAAGCTTTTGAATGTAACAGTAAAGATGAAAAAGAAGGATTTGCTTATAGTGAT ATATGTGACGGATATAAGGATTGCGCAAGAGGAGAAGATGAAGACAATTGTTTTGTGTGGGAAGACTGGACATCATGGTCTAATTGTCAATGTCTAACAGCATCAGATGGAATTGAGGTTGTGAATAGAAACAGATATTGCGCAACTCTCCATATTCATGTGAAATCAGAAAACAAATGTACAGGACCAAATACAGAG AACCGAAACATGACTTGCAACTGTGCACCCTCAACAACAGAAGTACCCGAAAGCGGTAAACTGAGCATTACCGTGATTCTAGTAATTATTCTTGCTTCAACACTAACATTAGTTGGAGGTTTATTAATAATGAACATGGTGATGCGTCAGAAACGAGCATGGCAATCGTACACACAAGCTGCTGTTACATTTGCAAACCATCCTACTGATTCTCTACTTTCTCCGCTACCAATGGATGTGAATAACGAGAATCATACCACACCACCTCAATTACAGA GTAGAAGACTTCCATCAACACCTGGTATTACGAGCAACACATCACATACCTACTCGAGCGTTAGATTTGGCAGCGATTGGAGCGTTCGCAACAATCATATGGAAAGTTACCAAGCATCGATACTTACTCCTTATGACGACGACTCATTATACAGAAAAACAGTTGCAAACCCTTTATATCATTCATACAACGGTAAACATACAGAGCATCACAGTCTTTCGGTGCCAAATCTTACAGCATCATACGTGTCTTGCGAAAGTGTTGGAATTGGAACTCCGTCGGGAGTATCGGATGTAGAATATACTGAAGTATTTCATGAAGTAGATGAAGAAGATTTGCCATCAACATTGATGGAACAAATTGAAATAGCTCAAATGGGAAACCTGATTGAAGTATCGGATACAACCATAGGATAA